GACTGACAGTGAGaagacatgtacagtatttataaGAAAGTCCAGGTTAATCATTGCTTGTGGTTCAAGGTTATGTGACTCAAATAAAAGCTATAAACCTCATATCCTCATTGCTTCTTGACAATATAAACAATACTTTATATCCTCATTGCTTCTTGACAATATAAACAATACTTTATATCCTCATTGCTTCTTGACAATGAGgatataaaatattgttttgctcaaaacaatattttatattctcaTTGCTTCTTGACAATGAGGATATAAAGTATTGTTTTGCTCAAAACAAGTCAAGGTCCacggtgtgtttgtttgggtgaTTCTACCTTCATGGTTTTTTATGTGCACATGAGTATTTGGAGTGTGGAGAGACGGTGATCTTTATTTCTGCCTTGACGAACAAAGTGCATGCCAAAGGTCTGCTGACATTCTCtccaaaagaaaatgttaattaatacaTGTTTCCGTCCACTACCTTTATGCAAATAGAGCTTGAGCACATAGagatattttgtatttgtttgtttgttgttgttttattcttataTTACAAAGTACAAATATTCTAAACTTTTATCTGTTAAAGTAGTTGTTTGTTCGGGATTTGTTATTTAACCACTATTCAAGGTAAAATTTGAAATAGGTCCATACTGGGAAAATATTTAACTACATATTTATTGGCCCTTCAACAAGGTTTACTTTAAAGATCGTCAGGTCTTCCTtgataaacaaaatgaagagCATGCCAAGACTTAGTTGAAACTGAATCTCTCTGACCCAGTGGCTATGAATAGCTGCTTGTTTATAAAGTTTAGTTGAAGAAAGTCGAGTCTGAGAGAGGCACAGAGACGGATTTGTGAaggcagagaaaaataaatataagataGACCGGTAAATTCCTAGAAGACAGAGAGTGTTTTGGATTATATCAGTTATTATAAATATCATTGACAGACCACTGTAGGTAGTACTCCGAAGAGACATTGACATGGAGTTTACTAGGCATTACTTGCCATCGGAATGGGAAGAgcgatggaggagagagaaggaaaggcgTAAAAGAGCGATTGAAGATGGCGGAGAAGAAGGGATAGAACAGGACGAACGCGAACTGAGGAGGATCGTGGCTTACAATGACTCCAGGATGGGGCTGATTAGTGGAAGGGGTAAGAAAAAGGAGTCAGGGGTCAGGATGAGTGGTACTAGTCAGGAGGGAATTGGGGAGCATATGAGTGAGGAAGCATTTATGGATGAAGGACTTGTGCACACATACCGCAGTGAAACCTATCCTAAAGAGGTGTTCATGACCCTGAAGGAATTCTGGGATTCATCTCTTCTCACAGACCTGACGCTGACCACTGATGATGAGTATAGCGTTCATGTACACTCCCCTATtctagctgctgtcagctcctTCATCCGTGAGAGACTGAGTGATGAAAGTGGAGGACAATCAGACAACAATAAGGATGTAGAAGTCCAAAGGAGGTCAGTGTCTTTGGGTCCTGAGGTGGATCACATTGGGCTACAGGCGGTTGTGGAGTTTGCTTACACTGGAGCTGTATTGTCTTTAAACAAAGACAGCATGGCCTTAATTAAGACTGCAGCTGAAGCGCTGGGGGTCCCAAGAATACTGGATCTCTGCAAcaaagagaagatgaagaaaactGGAAAGACCCCTTACCTAGAACAGATAAAGATTACTCTTCAGTCCATTAAACATCTGTGGGAAGACAGAGTGGGGTGTGATGTCATTCTTGATGTGGATGGGGCTTCCTTCCATGGTTAGTAGAAATCCTATTATTCTTAATAAATGCACTATTCAGGTACCTTGTTGACAAAGTTTGAactcttcttttgtctgtcacCAGTCCACAGAGTTATCCTGGCGGCAAGCAGTGACTACTTCCGTGGAATGTTCACCAGTGGGATGAAGGAATCCCATCAGACCCGTGTCACCCTTCCCTTCTTGTCAGCTTCTGAGCTAGAGGCTCTGATTAGCTGCTCCTACAGTGGGACCCTTCCACTTAGCTGGGGCTGCATCTTCGAAATTACCTGCATGGCCCTTCAGCTTCAGTTCCAGCCTGCGCTGTCGCTTTGCCTTGACTTCATGAGACAGGAAATCAATCCAAGCTCATGCCTGGATGTAGCATCTTTTGCTGAGGCCTACGGGATGTCAGAGCTCCTTGAGGAAGCCAATGATTTTGTACTGATGAACTTCTGGGAGGTGTCAACCACGGCAAAGTTTCAAGACCTGCCAGCAGAGAAGCTTCTAGACATCCTCTGCAGTGATGGTCTGTGCGTGCCCTCAGAGTTGGCAGTTTTTCGAGCTGTATCATCATGGGTTGAGGCTGATCCCGAGGAGAGGTTGGGCCAGGCAGGCCTGTTGATGACTGGAGTCCGCTTCCCCCTCATGACCTTTCGTGAGTTCAGGGAGGTTAGGGCCATTAACCTTCGCATGGAGTGCTTTGGAAACAAGGAGGTGGAACTCTATGGCTCAGCATTCAAGGAATTTGCCTTCAGTCTTCCAAAAACTCAGGATCAGTGCCGGGTCCGGCGTCCCAAAGATGTTCTGGTTGTGGTTGGGGGAGACCAGATGAACCCAAATCCGGGTCTGCGCATAGCAAGCAGGGAACTGTGGTTTGCAAACTCCCTACGCAGTGGTACAGGGTTGATGAAGGAGATAGAGTGGAGGAAGTTGGGTGAGGTGCCAGACAAGCCAACGTTCAGGCATGGAATAGCAGTAATGGGGGGAAGATTGTATGTGGTTGGAGGATGCTACTTCTACACCAGCAatgatgtgatgaaatgtgcatacaggtaaaaaaaagaagacaataacACCATATTatcacacagatacacaacTTGATTTCACCTTTGCATGCATGCCAGTTATGACCCTGTGCAGAACAGCTGGAAGACGCTGGCTGACATGCAGGAGTTCAGAAGTAACTTCTCAGTGGTGGTAAACGAGGAGCGTCTTTTTGCCATTGGTGGAGATAAGGAGATTAACACCAACGTAGACAGTGTCGAGATGTACAACCCAGACACTGACTCCTGGAGGtaagattatatttttattattatattatatattatattaatactaTATTTAAACTAGACTTTAGACTAAAGCTTTGAGGAAAAGTAAACTAATGTGAAATTGGTATTCTGTGTGTAATACAAGTTCCAAGCCAGTAGGTGGCAGTCACGAGGTTAAGGTCGTGGCTTCCTCTGTTATGTAATATAACAttccttgctgcagctgtgggTGTCTCTGAGTGGAGTGACAAACAGTGACAAAGTCGGCTGATTCAGGATAAGAAGATCCACCGGTTGCAGATttgtcacatcacatcagatcaCACAGACTGATCTGCCTCGTGGTTGTATTTGTCATGGAAAGACCAAAATCTGAAGCCTTCCATTTACCACCTGCTAgtcagcttgtttgtgtgttaaacatTCACAGGGGGGGTTAAAATGACCTGTCCTCGATGgaggttttgttattttctgctggCTAgcatttagtttcactttttgCAACATGCttgtatatttaatttgatttagaTACCTCTTTTTCTTAGCTTCGTCCAACCCCTGGACCAGGCTCTCAGCGGCCACGCTGTCACTGTCATAGATGGAGGAATCTTTATCTCTGGTGGTTTCAACTGTAAGTATGAGTGTCTGGTTTCCACATTCCTGTACCACCCACGCAGAGGAACCACCTACCTGGCAGACATGGCCCATGACCGAGCCCAGCACTGCATGGAGCCCCTGCGAGGCCGTCTTTATGTCGCCGGTGGTGTGTGTAACCTGAGGAAGTTTTACACTGACCAACAAGCCTGTGAAGTGTACGATCCCGTGGCGGACTCCTGGACTGCTTTTGCGTCACTACCTGTGCCCCACGTGGGAGCAGCCTCATCCGTCCTGGAGGGGAAGATCTATGTACTAGGAGGATACTGCCAGGAAGATTACAGTGAGTCCGGACTGGTCCACCGGTTCAATCCCAGCACACAGAGATGGGAGAATATGGGCAAACTGCCGGGGGCTGTTACTGACATGCGGGCCTGTCTGCTCCGATTGCCTGAACACTTAAGACTTTAATAACGGAAATGATAatttttagaaacatttgtGGTGCTTCCTGAAATTTAACATACTATGAGCAAATGTAGTTGCGCTAAAAGTCTGTTTCATTGTCAGAGATGTGATATAATTTATGGAAATTGTCTCTATAATTGAAATATGCTAAAGAATAGAATCAAATATACAATCCAAAATACTAACTAGCAATCAAATTAATTTGCACATCATAATATGATGACATAAATCTCAGCATGTCCTTTTAACATCCACCTTATTGCAGGGACAATATTCAATGTTAACTTGTGTATCACTcagaattattattactgaGTGCTTATTCAAAAAATACTACATGACATCATTTTAAAAcggttttatttagtttgattccttttgatgttttattctttcaaGTTCTGAGAAACATGCCACAAAAGGCTCCCCTTCTTAAACATAAATGAATCATCCCACAATAAATCATAGCTCTTGAATCATCATATAATGAGCAATAATgcataaaaacttaaataaacttCATTGTAGTGTAACTCACATGGCAAACACAGCCTTTCTTCTTAATCCGAGTTATGGATAGTACCCACGAGTGGAAGTATTACAATAGAGCATTAAAGAGTTACGATAAAAGTTTAAAGTGctaaacaatatttatttctgtgatCCAATAAGGGTTCAAAGCATTCTCAGGATCTATCTTGTATCATTTACTTTCATTAGCATTACTAAGCAACTGCTGCTGCCCTATAAATTGCCCATCAGGGATAATAAAGATACCTCGACCTTGACcttgaaacaaagacaaaaagcatGCATCCCTAAAGTGGAAAGACGAGGAACCCACTGAAGACACTTGAATATACTTTTCCACCCGTCCACAGGATGATGTTGACGGTTTCTCCAACATTTAGCTCAAGAATGACTGTGCTGCTGGTGGTGTCGGTACGATCCGGTCCCTTGAATTCAAAAGTGCTCACTTGTAAGTGCCCGTTCTTTAACAGGATGGCTCCGGAGGTACGGCAGGAGTAGCCAAAGGTCATGTAGGAAAAGTGGTAAACACCTTTCTTTGGAGCAGTGAAGATGcctgcaaaagaagaaaatgcaatGCCTTGTTAGCACGTTAAGACTAATTTGTTGTTACACAGCGATGGTAGAACATGGGCAAACTGTCAAGGGCGACATTAGCACCTGTTTGGTTATAATTGGTTGATTGTACACCTGACTATAATCCTACAATATCCCTGACTTTGTGCAAGCGTACCTGTGTAAGAATTGATGCTGGTTTGAAGGGAAAGGTTAGTAACACcaaatattgttttgatttcGATTTTTCTTATGTTCGCTCACATTGAATTTtgtaaattcattaaaaaaaaacagttattataAGTTTTAGGATAAGTTTTATTATAAGTGATAGGAGTTATTCATATTTCCGACCACCAGAAGGCAGCAACGACTGGTGTTCCCTACCTGTACTGTCTTGACTAAACAGAGGAAGACGCTATGCCATGCTGGATGTACATAACAGTTTTTTTCAAAACATACCTGTTTGATGGTTGTAAGCTCCGCCAACGTTTGTGAAGACTTGGTCAAAGATCAGATTTTTCTTGTCACTGGTGCCAGGTCCAGTGAACGCACCAGAAGATTGTTTTAAACTTGCAGAAAATGCCACCTTAGTACTTGCTAAAGAAAGGAAAGCAAACATAGTTACACTCAGTTTAGAGTTATGACTATagaaatatgtaatatgtagAGTCTAGACAGCCTTTGTCTGACCTTACCTCTGGCCGCAATGATGTCGACCTCTCGTGTGAGGTTTTTCTCAGTGGACGCCAGCCTGTCTTTTATTTCTAGGAACAGAAAGAGGTCACCATtgttaggaaaaaaaagaaaagcagcctaAAAAGCCATTAAGTGACGGATTAGACTCGATCAGTAATTACAAAGGGGTatttaataacatttacatGTACCTGCAGTGTCCTTCTTCAGAGTGGTAATGGAAGTCTTCTGCTGGGCCACCGTAGCATTTTGTGCTTTCAGCTGCTGGTCAACATTTCTGAAGTGACCGCCAGTTTCTTCTTTAAATTGAtcaactgcagctttttgttttttcagttctGAGCTGAAACCTtgtaaaaataacatatttcatttcagacattttcatAAGCAATtcataaaaacttgaaaaacatttaatatgcaTTGTTGCATGTATATATCAGTAacttaaaatgaacatttcatttttagatttttaaattacctttactgtttttttgtatttccgTCACTTTAGCTTCAAGGTCTGTCGTTGTGGCATTCAGTCGGCCTTCGACTCTGACTCCAAGCCTGTGGGCCGTCGTGTTCA
Above is a genomic segment from Larimichthys crocea isolate SSNF chromosome XIV, L_crocea_2.0, whole genome shotgun sequence containing:
- the si:ch211-63p21.8 gene encoding kelch-like protein 33; protein product: MEFTRHYLPSEWEERWRREKERRKRAIEDGGEEGIEQDERELRRIVAYNDSRMGLISGRGKKKESGVRMSGTSQEGIGEHMSEEAFMDEGLVHTYRSETYPKEVFMTLKEFWDSSLLTDLTLTTDDEYSVHVHSPILAAVSSFIRERLSDESGGQSDNNKDVEVQRRSVSLGPEVDHIGLQAVVEFAYTGAVLSLNKDSMALIKTAAEALGVPRILDLCNKEKMKKTGKTPYLEQIKITLQSIKHLWEDRVGCDVILDVDGASFHVHRVILAASSDYFRGMFTSGMKESHQTRVTLPFLSASELEALISCSYSGTLPLSWGCIFEITCMALQLQFQPALSLCLDFMRQEINPSSCLDVASFAEAYGMSELLEEANDFVLMNFWEVSTTAKFQDLPAEKLLDILCSDGLCVPSELAVFRAVSSWVEADPEERLGQAGLLMTGVRFPLMTFREFREVRAINLRMECFGNKEVELYGSAFKEFAFSLPKTQDQCRVRRPKDVLVVVGGDQMNPNPGLRIASRELWFANSLRSGTGLMKEIEWRKLGEVPDKPTFRHGIAVMGGRLYVVGGCYFYTSNDVMKCAYSYDPVQNSWKTLADMQEFRSNFSVVVNEERLFAIGGDKEINTNVDSVEMYNPDTDSWSFVQPLDQALSGHAVTVIDGGIFISGGFNCKYECLVSTFLYHPRRGTTYLADMAHDRAQHCMEPLRGRLYVAGGVCNLRKFYTDQQACEVYDPVADSWTAFASLPVPHVGAASSVLEGKIYVLGGYCQEDYSESGLVHRFNPSTQRWENMGKLPGAVTDMRACLLRLPEHLRL
- the LOC109138857 gene encoding uncharacterized protein LOC109138857 — encoded protein: MVTKVLFLLALFGVASSNFQERTCEREPSRQTPTFCSNYKNTVYLKEKQKDLDNKQAILEDRIDRIEGELDDFAINLASATRELEKIKNQTEAENRKTKALLEENKAGIASLKRDVEDLVNYKERVGGNFSEIEKKLDATEKRLREREVKLANLESDTEAELNNTQRLLDQYKAELSHLNTTAHRLGVRVEGRLNATTTDLEAKVTEIQKNSKGFSSELKKQKAAVDQFKEETGGHFRNVDQQLKAQNATVAQQKTSITTLKKDTAEIKDRLASTEKNLTREVDIIAARASTKVAFSASLKQSSGAFTGPGTSDKKNLIFDQVFTNVGGAYNHQTGIFTAPKKGVYHFSYMTFGYSCRTSGAILLKNGHLQVSTFEFKGPDRTDTTSSTVILELNVGETVNIILWTGGKVYSSVFSGFLVFPL